In Rutidosis leptorrhynchoides isolate AG116_Rl617_1_P2 unplaced genomic scaffold, CSIRO_AGI_Rlap_v1 contig223, whole genome shotgun sequence, the following are encoded in one genomic region:
- the LOC139882062 gene encoding 14-3-3-like protein GF14 iota: MSTTEKERETHVYMAKLSEQAERYDEMVECMKKVAKLDCELSVEERNFLSVGYKNVIGARRASWRIMSSIEQKEDTKGNENNVKLIKGYRQKVEDELSKICNDILTIIDDHLVPSSTSGEATVFYYKMKGDYFRYLAEFKVDQERKEAAEQSLKGYEAALNTASTELPSTHPIRLGLALNFSVFHYEIMNSPERACHLAKQAFDEAIAELDTLSEESYKDSTLIMQLLRDNLTLWTSDLPEDGAEENFKSEETKPAEASQVSANLLAS; the protein is encoded by the exons ATGGCCAAGCTCTCCGAGCAGGCCGAGCGTTATGACG AAATGGTGGAGTGCATGAAGAAAGTTGCAAAGCTTGATTGCGAGCTGAGTGTGGAGGAAAGGAATTTTCTGTCTGTGGGTTACAAAAACGTGATTGGTGCCAGGAGGGCTTCTTGGCGCATCATGTCTTCCATTGAACAAAAGGAAGATACTAAGGGAAACGAAAACAACGTTAAACTGATAAAGGGTTATCGCCAAAAGGTAGAGGATGAGCTCTCCAAGATTTGCAACGACATTTTGACCATCATCGATGACCACCTTGTCCCCTCATCCACCTCTGGAGAAGCCACTGTTTTCTACTACAAAAT GAAAGGTGATTACTTCCGTTACCTAGCTGAGTTCAAGGTCGATCAGGAAAGAAAAGAGGCTGCTGAGCAGTCATTGAAGGGTTATGAG GCTGCTTTGAACACTGCAAGCACGGAGCTCCCATCTACCCACCCGATCCGACTTGGCCTTGCCCTCAACTTCTCTGTATTCCATTACGAAATTATGAATTCTCCTGAaag AGCCTGCCATTTGGCCAAACAAGCTTTCGACGAGGCGATTGCAGAGTTGGACACTTTGAGTGAGGAATCATACAAAGACAGCACACTCATTATGCAGCTGTTGAGAGACAATCTCACCCTTTGGACCTCTGATTTGCCCGAAGACGGAG CTGAAGAGAACTTCAAGAGTGAAGAAACAAAACCTGCCGAAGCTTCTCAGGTGAGTGCTAATTTACTTGCATCTTAA